The Caldisericaceae bacterium genome contains a region encoding:
- a CDS encoding six-cysteine ranthipeptide SCIFF gives VSKRPFWNIDKAHDCRACQTPCKSACKTSVTIGNQVCEVKKPVKRWIW, from the coding sequence TTGTAAGCAAAAGACCTTTTTGGAATATTGACAAGGCACACGATTGTAGAGCCTGTCAAACACCGTGTAAGTCTGCTTGTAAAACAAGCGTTACAATAGGCAACCAAGTTTGCGAAGTTAAAAAACCAGTAAAAAGGTGGATTTGGTAG